One genomic segment of Corvus moneduloides isolate bCorMon1 chromosome 23, bCorMon1.pri, whole genome shotgun sequence includes these proteins:
- the LOC116455038 gene encoding ras-related protein Rab-42-like: MEVVTDSSPQDPDSERHFQFRVIVLGDAAVGKSSLLRCFAEGPGGGPGGAATSGPTVGVEFYSRTVLMPPTGKAKLQLWDTAGQERFRSITRSFYRSAAGVLLVFDLTNRASFEHVPEWYHEAAGDQPPAFVLVGHKCDLVAERAVSAEEAGHLAATLGMAFVETSARSNVNVELAFQTLAGGIQQALGRGVLAPHQGCDGIRLISSQSCRQPTAWREPQERCRC; encoded by the exons ATGGAGGTAGTGACAGATTCCTCCCCCCAGGATCCCGACTCCGAGAGACACTTCCAATTCCGCGTCATCGTGCTGGGGGACGCGGCCGTGGGCAAGTCCTCGCTGCTGCGCTGCTTCGCTGAGGGGCCGGGTGGGGGTCCTGGTGGGGCGGCCACCTCCGGCCCCACCGTCGGCGTCGAGTTCTACAGCCGGACTGTCCTGATGCCACCCACCGGCAAGgccaagctgcagctctgggacacagctggcCAGGAGAGGTTCAG ATCCATCACCAGGTCCTTCTACCGGAGTGCGGCAGGGGTGCTGTTGGTGTTTGACCTCACCAACCGGGCATCTTTCGAGCACGTCCCCGAGTGGTACCACGAGGCTGCGGGGGACCAACCACCTGCCTTCGTCCTGGTGGGACACAAGTGTGACCTGGTGGCCGAGCGAGCCGTATCGGCAGAGGAGGCTGGACACCTCGCTGCCACCCTGGGCATGGCCTTCGTGGAGACCTCGGCCCGCAGCAACGTTAACGTGGAGTTGGCCTTCCAGACTCTGGCTGGGGGTATCCAGCAGGCCCTGGGCCGGGGGGTCCTTGCCCCACACCAGGGATGTGATGGTATCAGGCTCAtctccagccagagctgccGCCAGCCCACGGCATGGAGGGAGCCCCAGGAGCGCTGCCGGTGCTGA
- the TRNAU1AP gene encoding tRNA selenocysteine 1-associated protein 1 isoform X1: MAASLWMGDLEPYMDENFVSRAFATMGELVLSVKIIRNRLTGIPAGYCFVEFADLATAEKCLHKINGKPLPGATPAKRFKLNYATYGKQPDNSPEYSLFVGDLTPDVDDGMLYEFFVKVYPSCRGGKVVLDQAGVSKGYGFVKFTDELEQKRALTECQGAVGLGSKPVRLSVAIPKANRVKPMEYNQMYNYNYNQYYQQYHSYYAQWGYDQNTGSYSYSYPQYGYTQSTMQTYEEVGEDALEDPTPQLDVHEANKQFMEQSEELYDALMDCHWQPLDTVSSEIPAVL, encoded by the exons ATGGCCGCCAGCCTGTGGATGGGGGAC cTGGAGCCCTATATGGATGAAAACTTTGTTTCAAGAGCCTTTGCCACCATGGGAGAGCTTGTACTGAGTGTAAAAATCATTCGAAACAGGTTGACAGG AATTCCAGCAGGCTATTGCTTTGTAGAATTTGCAGATCTAGCTACTGCAGAGAAATGTTTACACAAAATCAATGGAAAACCACTTCCTGGTGCTACACCG GCGAAGCGATTTAAATTGAATTATGCAACGTATGGAAAACAGCCCGATAACAG TCCAGAATATTCCCTTTTTGTGGGAGACCTGACTCCTGACGTGGATGACGGGATGTTATATGAATTTTTTGTTAAAGTTTATCCATCGTGTAGAGGTGGAAAAGTTGTTTTGGACCAGGCAGGAGTATCCAA AGGTTACGGGTTTGTGAAATTCACGGATGAACTGGAACAGAAGAGAGCACTGACAGAgtgtcagggagctgtggggttgGGCTCTAAACCTGTACGCTTGAGTGTGGCTATACCAAAAGC taatCGTGTGAAACCAATGGAGTACAATCAGATGTACAACTATAATTACAACCAGTATTACCAACAGTATCACAGCTACTACGCGCAGTGGGGGTACGACCAGAACACAGGCAGTTACAGCTACAGCTACCCCCAGTATGGCTACACGCAGAGCACCATGCAG ACATACGAAGAAGTTGGTGAGGATGCATTGGAAG ATCCCACACCTCAGTTAGACGTCCATGAAGCAAACAAGCAGTTTATGGAACAGAGTGAAGAGCTCTACGATGCCTTGATGGACTGTCATTGGCAGCCTTTGGACACTGTCTCATCAGAGATCCCAGCTGTGTTATAG
- the TRNAU1AP gene encoding tRNA selenocysteine 1-associated protein 1 isoform X2 has product MDENFVSRAFATMGELVLSVKIIRNRLTGIPAGYCFVEFADLATAEKCLHKINGKPLPGATPAKRFKLNYATYGKQPDNSPEYSLFVGDLTPDVDDGMLYEFFVKVYPSCRGGKVVLDQAGVSKGYGFVKFTDELEQKRALTECQGAVGLGSKPVRLSVAIPKANRVKPMEYNQMYNYNYNQYYQQYHSYYAQWGYDQNTGSYSYSYPQYGYTQSTMQTYEEVGEDALEDPTPQLDVHEANKQFMEQSEELYDALMDCHWQPLDTVSSEIPAVL; this is encoded by the exons ATGGATGAAAACTTTGTTTCAAGAGCCTTTGCCACCATGGGAGAGCTTGTACTGAGTGTAAAAATCATTCGAAACAGGTTGACAGG AATTCCAGCAGGCTATTGCTTTGTAGAATTTGCAGATCTAGCTACTGCAGAGAAATGTTTACACAAAATCAATGGAAAACCACTTCCTGGTGCTACACCG GCGAAGCGATTTAAATTGAATTATGCAACGTATGGAAAACAGCCCGATAACAG TCCAGAATATTCCCTTTTTGTGGGAGACCTGACTCCTGACGTGGATGACGGGATGTTATATGAATTTTTTGTTAAAGTTTATCCATCGTGTAGAGGTGGAAAAGTTGTTTTGGACCAGGCAGGAGTATCCAA AGGTTACGGGTTTGTGAAATTCACGGATGAACTGGAACAGAAGAGAGCACTGACAGAgtgtcagggagctgtggggttgGGCTCTAAACCTGTACGCTTGAGTGTGGCTATACCAAAAGC taatCGTGTGAAACCAATGGAGTACAATCAGATGTACAACTATAATTACAACCAGTATTACCAACAGTATCACAGCTACTACGCGCAGTGGGGGTACGACCAGAACACAGGCAGTTACAGCTACAGCTACCCCCAGTATGGCTACACGCAGAGCACCATGCAG ACATACGAAGAAGTTGGTGAGGATGCATTGGAAG ATCCCACACCTCAGTTAGACGTCCATGAAGCAAACAAGCAGTTTATGGAACAGAGTGAAGAGCTCTACGATGCCTTGATGGACTGTCATTGGCAGCCTTTGGACACTGTCTCATCAGAGATCCCAGCTGTGTTATAG